GGAGGAGAGCCATGAGGCCGTGCCCGCCGACCTGATCAGGCGGGCGGCGCTGCGGGCGGTGGAGTGAAGAGACGTGAAAAAACGTGTGCTCTTTGTCTGCACCCACAATGCCGGCCGCTCCCAGATGGCGGAAGGCTACCTGAACGCCCGCTACGGCGAGCGTTATGAGGCCTGTTCCGCCGGGACCGAACCGCGGGAAGGGCTGAACTCCTGCGCCGTCCGGGCAATGGCCGAGATCGGGATCGACATCTCCGCACAGCGCTCAAAGCACATCTCGACCTTTGCCGGAGAGGAGATGGACGTGCTGGTGGCGGTCTGCGAGGCCGGTACCTGCCCGCTCTTCCCCTGGGCGAAAGAAACGGTCCAACGGAGTTTCCCTGACCCCGCCCGCCTCAGCGGCAGCGAGGAGGAGATCATGGAGGGGGTGCGGCGGATCCGAGATGCAATCGCCGCCTGGATCGACGGCACCTTCGGGGCGGTGTAATGGGGTTCACCCTTGTCGTCTGTTCCGGGGTATCGAGCACCGGGCGACTGACGGCGCAGACCGGGGCGGTGCTCCTGCACCGTTGCGGCCGGATAATCGAGGCGTGCGTCCCGGCGACCCGACCTAAGGTGTCGCTGGAAGATAGCCTGCACAACGCCGAAAAAATCTTTGTGCTGGACGGCTGCGGCGACTGTTGCGGGATGAAAAGGGTGCAGGCGCTCGGCGTTGAACCGGACCTGCATGTCGTCGCCACCTCGTGCGGGATCGAGAAACGGGGGATGGAAGAGCCGCATTATACGGAGATTGAGATGCTCCTTGCCGCGTGCAGGAGGCGGCTGGACGGCGATCCTGCCGGGTGATGCCGTCTTTCGATGCATCAGGCAGGAGAGAATCGGATTTATTTTTCCTTCCGCCGATTCCTATCCATGCACAGGATTCCCCACCTGTTTTTTACCATCATGCTCATCCTCCTCTCCGCCGGATGCATCTCGGCGGATTCCCCTAAGGCAGAGGATACGGGCATCCGCCTGCTCACGCCTGCGGACCCATTTTCCATCTTTGACGGTCAGGCGACCTGTGCCGAGATCATCGGGAAGGATAGCCCGGGCGCCCCGGCAAACTACAGCCTGGCAATCATCACCATTCAAGCGGGCAATGCGACACCCCCGCACCGACTTCTGGGGAGCACGGAACTGCTCCACGTGATCGGCGGCGAGGCGACGATCCGGTGCGACAACAGCACGCTCACCGCCCGGATGGGCGAGACCGTGATCCTGCCCGAAGGGGCGCTCCAGTCGATCGCCGCCGCCGGCGATGACGACCTCCGGTACATCGATGTGGTCCAGCCCCCCTTCACACCGGCGATCGAGGTGCCCGGGGACGATCTGGCGGCGACTGACGGCAGGCCGATTGTCATCCCCGATCCCGGGCAGGGGATCGAGTGGGACTATGGAACGGTGATGATCTATACCCTGGCAAACCCGGTGCTGATGC
This genomic interval from Methanofollis fontis contains the following:
- a CDS encoding arsenate reductase ArsC yields the protein MKKRVLFVCTHNAGRSQMAEGYLNARYGERYEACSAGTEPREGLNSCAVRAMAEIGIDISAQRSKHISTFAGEEMDVLVAVCEAGTCPLFPWAKETVQRSFPDPARLSGSEEEIMEGVRRIRDAIAAWIDGTFGAV
- a CDS encoding cupin domain-containing protein, whose product is MHRIPHLFFTIMLILLSAGCISADSPKAEDTGIRLLTPADPFSIFDGQATCAEIIGKDSPGAPANYSLAIITIQAGNATPPHRLLGSTELLHVIGGEATIRCDNSTLTARMGETVILPEGALQSIAAAGDDDLRYIDVVQPPFTPAIEVPGDDLAATDGRPIVIPDPGQGIEWDYGTVMIYTLANPVLMPEMDLPIGYSLAYAELQTDGSVGYNRLNGSSEVIYVIHGEVEVFWPENGSILVPAGSAAYIPSDQVKNYRNAAESTSAILSFVDPAWTEEKTEMLE
- a CDS encoding putative zinc-binding protein; translation: MGFTLVVCSGVSSTGRLTAQTGAVLLHRCGRIIEACVPATRPKVSLEDSLHNAEKIFVLDGCGDCCGMKRVQALGVEPDLHVVATSCGIEKRGMEEPHYTEIEMLLAACRRRLDGDPAG